Proteins encoded in a region of the Triticum dicoccoides isolate Atlit2015 ecotype Zavitan chromosome 3A, WEW_v2.0, whole genome shotgun sequence genome:
- the LOC119270616 gene encoding thioredoxin Y, chloroplastic-like produces MAAFTTTAAAAAPAAYAASRSPAPSPSQWAPPRRSPPAVGLRRAAAPPRRGAALLVKAKKETFSTFDELLEKSEKPLLVDFYATWCGPCQYMVPILQEVHEKMSDKINIVKIDTEKYTSIANKYKIEALPTFIVFKDGEPCYRFEGALPADQLILQIESALEAPK; encoded by the exons ATGGCGGCcttcaccaccaccgccgccgccgccgcccccgccgcctacGCCGCCTCCCGCTCGCCGGCACCGAGCCCCTCGCAGTGGGCACCGCCCCGCCGCTCTCCGCCGGCCGTCGGGCTCCGGCGAGCGGCCGCGCCGCCTCGCAGGGGAGCCGCTCTACTG GTCAAAGCTAAGAAGGAAACATTTTCTACCTTCGATGAGTTATTGGAGAAGTCTGAAAAACCTTTACTCGTCGACTTCTATGCAACTTG GTGTGGTCCGTGCCAATACATGGTTCCCATACTTCAAGAAGTGCATGAGAAGATGAGTGACAAGATTAACATTGTGAAAATTGATACAGAGAAATATACAAGCATTGCAAATAAGTATAAAATTGAAGCATTACCAACTTTCATTGTCTTCAAGGATGGGGAACCTTGTTATCGCTTT GAGGGAGCGTTGCCTGCTGACCAGCTAATCCTGCAGATTGAGAGTGCTTTAGAAGCTCCAAAGTAG